A genomic region of Solanum dulcamara chromosome 2, daSolDulc1.2, whole genome shotgun sequence contains the following coding sequences:
- the LOC129877228 gene encoding uncharacterized protein LOC129877228 produces MSHQKPLLSTKKTFFYNFFPSKEEEEACKVNNTPWVVTRELIEIRDIYPAPKIDLENSWQIKKKITNDEAVVGKLVIPFYETFEYILRYWTLDVAKSLENGYGVAVDVWDVTEEKVPKKYEGGSVCLRKLYNDDFSLLCVKLFKDRELGIGDEIGLFWDPRSSSLMFKLLSKVRA; encoded by the coding sequence ATGTCTCATCAAAAGCCTTTGCTTAGCACTAAGAAGACCTTCTTTTACAATTTCTTTCcatcaaaagaagaagaagaagcttgCAAAGTTAACAACACTCCATGGGTAGTGACTCGAGAACTAATTGAGATAAGGGACATATACCCTGCCCCAAAAATCGATTTGGAAAACTCATGGCAGATCAAGAAAAAGATTACCAATGACGAGGCAGTTGTAGGAAAGCTGGTGATTCCATTTTATGAGACGTTTGAGTACATTCTTCGATATTGGACGTTGGACGTGGCCAAAAGTTTGGAGAACGGGTATGGTGTGGCTGTTGACGTGTGGGATGTAACTGAGGAGAAAGTCCCTAAGAAGTATGAAGGTGGAAGTGTTTGCTTAAGGAAGTTGTACAATGATGATTTTTCTCTTTTGTGCGTCAAATTGTTTAAGGATCGCGAATTGGGCATTGGTGATGAAATTGGACTTTTTTGGGATCCTAGATCTTCAAGTTTAATGTTCAAATTACTTTCTAAGGTCCGCGCTTAG
- the LOC129880774 gene encoding uncharacterized protein LOC129880774: MVKIGFNDELEEQTRYLSVEIMYAFDDIAIKRVKRSILGRLFHVLMQMISLVSDKTCYYLLGETFMQRISLVRGEKLRMPIIFKIIPEDMASSDWLKRYTAVTIIGAISKGCAKALSDNLAEVMKVLTKSLNDSSPDVMFASIKTVKAMSVELPPHTLDQRANLLITWLLLALSYGSKPVKQPAAASAMRSLCENCSSSIVEPPLESIVSRLLELLQDFFCNGYDLIITSPKKHLAGATSKSLRDNSVECIWTVGMAVAKDIFNKDATEAVALLLYVRWYLGEDGHSLKVNLLRAWEQLLICLRSHFHPYVKDLMPDLLRSARLGSNSKTFD; the protein is encoded by the exons ATGGTTAAAATAGGTTTTAATGATGAATTGGAAGAACAAACAAGATATCTTAGTGTAGAAATAATGTATGCTTTTGATGATATTGCGATAAAAAGGGTAAAAAGGAGCATTCTAGGAAGACTGTTTCATGTGTTGATGCAGATGATTTCACTTGTCTCGGATAAAACGTGTTATTATCTTCTCGGAGAAACTTTTATGCAGAGGATTTCACTGGTAAGGGGTGAAAAACTCCGTATGCCTATAATATTCAAGATAATACCAGAGGATATGGCTTCATCAGATTGGCTGAAACGATATACAGCAGTTACAATCATTGGTGCCATTTCAAAAGGATGTGCAAAG GCCTTGAGCGATAATCTTGCTGAAGTGATGAAGGTGCTCACGAAATCACTGAATGATTCCTCTCCCGATGTTATGTTTGCTTCTATCAAAACAGTAAAAGCTATGAGTGTAGAGCTACCTCCACATACGCTAGATCAACGTGCTAACTTACTTATTACTTGGCTGCTTTTGGCACTTTCATATGGCAGCAAACCCGTCAAACAG CCTGCTGCTGCTTCGGCGATGCGTTCTCTTTGTGAGAATTGCAGTTCAAGCATCGTAGAACCTCCCTTGGAATCAATTGTGAGCAGATTACTTGAACTCCTCCAG GATTTCTTCTGTAATGGCTATGATTTGATCATCACCTCCCCAAAAAAACATCTAGCTGGTGCGACAAGTAAATCGCTGAGAGACAATTCTGTTGAATGCATTTGGACAGTTGGAATGGCTGTTGCAAAAGATATATTCAACAAAGATGCTACAGAG GCCGTGGCCCTTCTCTTGTATGTGCGATGGTATTTAGGGGAGGATGGTCACAGTTTGAAAGTTAACCTTCTACGA GCATGGGAGCAGCTCCTTATATGTCTCAGATCCCATTTTCATCCATACGTGAAAGATCTTATGCCTGATCTGCTCCGCTCTGCTAGACTTGGCTCAAATAG CAAAACTTTCGATTGA